In one Phalacrocorax carbo chromosome 16, bPhaCar2.1, whole genome shotgun sequence genomic region, the following are encoded:
- the LOC135315975 gene encoding myosin heavy chain, skeletal muscle, adult has product MASPDSEMAAFGEAAPYLRKSEKERIEAQNKPFDAKTSVFVVHPKESFVKGTIQSKESGKVTVKTEGGETLTVKEDQIFSMNPPKYDKIEDMAMMTHLHEPAVLYNLKERYAAWMIYTYSGLFCVTVNPYKWLPVYNPEVVLAYRGKKRQEAPPHIFSISDNAYQFMLTDRENQSILITGESGAGKTVNTKRVIQYFATIAASGEKKKEEQQSGKMQGTLEDQIISANPLLEAFGNAKTVRNDNSSRFGKFIRIHFGATGKLASADIETYLLEKSRVTFQLKAERSYHIFYQIMSNKKPELIDMLLITTNPFDFHYVSQGEVTVPSIDDQEELMATDSAIDILGFTADEKTAIYKLTGAVMHYGNLKFKQKQREEQAEPDGTEVADKAAYLMGLNSAELLKALCYPRVKVGNEYVTKGQTVEQVNNAVGALAKAVYEKMFLWMVIRINQQLDTKQPRQYFIGVLDIAGFEIFDFNSFEQLCINFTNEKLQQFFNHHMFVLEQEEYKKEGIEWEFIDFGMDLAACIELIEKPMGIFSILEEECMFPKATDTSFKNKLYDQHLGKSSNFQKPKPAKGKAEAHFSLVHYAGTVDYNISGWLEKNKDPLNETVIGLYQKSSVKTLALLFAAYGGEAEAGGGGGKKGGKKKGSSFQTVSALFRENLNKLMANLRSTHPHFVRCIIPNETKTPGAMEHELVLHQLRCNGVLEGIRICRKGFPSRVLYADFKQRYRVLNASAIPEGQFMDSKKASEKLLGSIDVDHTQYRFGHTKVFFKAGLLGLLEEMRDDKLAEIITRTQARCRGFLMRVEYRRMVERRESIFCIQYNVRAFMNVKHWPWMKLFFKIKPLLKSAESEKEMANMKEEFEKTKEELAKSEAKRKELEEKMVALLQEKNDLQLQVQAEADSLADAEERCDQLIKTKIQLEAKIKEVTERAEDEEEINAELTAKKRKLEDECSELKKDIDDLELTLAKVEKEKHATENKVKNLTEEMAALDENIAKLTKEKKALQEAHQQTLDDLQAEEDKVNTLTKAKTKLEQQVDDLEGSLEQEKKLRMDLERAKRKLEGDLKLAHDSIMDLENDKQQLDEKLKKKDFEISQIQSKIEDEQALGMQLQKKIKELQARIEELEEEIEAERTSRAKAEKHRADLSRELEEISERLEEAGGATAAQIDMNKKREAEFQKMRRDLEEATLQHEATAAALRKKHADSTAELGEQIDNLQRVKQKLEKEKSELKMEIDDLASNMESVSKAKANLEKMCRTLEDQLSEIKTKEEQNQRMINDLNTQRARLQTESGEYSRQVEEKDALISQLSRGKQGFTQQIEELKRHLEEETKAKNALAHALQSARHDCDLLREQYEEEQEAKGELQRALSKANSEVAQWRTKYETDAIQRTEELEEAKKKLAQRLQDAEEHVEAVNAKCASLEKTKQRLQNEVEDLMIEVERSNAACAALDKKQKNFDKILAEWKQKYEETQAELEASQKESRSLSTELFKMKNAYEESLDHLETLKRENKNLQQEISDLTEQIAEGGKAIHELEKVKKQIEQEKSEIQASLEEAEASLEHEEGKILRLQLELNQVKSEIDRKIAEKDEEIDQLKRNHLRIVESMQSTLDAEIRSRNEALRLKKKMEGDLNEMEIQLSHANRVAAEAQKNLRNTQAVLKDTQIHLDDALRTQEDLKEQVAMVERRANLLQAEVEELRAALEQTERSRKVAEQELLDATERVQLLHTQNTSLINTKKKLETDVMQIQGEMEEMIQEARNAEEKAKKAITDAAMMAEELKKEQDTSAHLERMKKNLDQTVKDLQHRLDEAEQLALKGGKKQIQKLEARVRELEGEVDAEQKRSAEAVKGVRKYERRVKELTYQSEEDRKNILRLQDLVDKLQMKVKSYKRQAEEAEELSNVNLSKFRKIQHELEEAEERADIAESQVNKLRAKSREFHGKKIEEEE; this is encoded by the exons ATGGCCTCTCCAGACTCTGAGATGGCAGCCTTTGGGGAGGCAGCTCCTTACCTCCGAAAGtcagaaaaggagagaattGAGGCCCAGAACAAGCCTTTTGATGCCAAGACTTCAGTCTTTGTGGTGCATCCTAAGGAATCCTTTGTGAAAGGGACAATCCAGAGCAAAGAATCAGGGAAGGTCACTGTCAAGACCGAAGGTGGAGAG ACCCTGACTGTGAAGGAAGATCAAATCTTCTCCATGAACCCTCCCAAGTATGATAAAATCGAGGACATGGCCATGATGACCCACCTCCACGAACCCGCTGTGCTGTACAACCTCAAAGAGCGTTATGCAGCCTGGATGATCTAC ACCTACTCGGGTCTCTTCTGTGTCACTGTCAACCCCTACAAGTGGCTGCCGGTGTACAACCCGGAGGTGGTGTTGGCCTACCGAGGCAAGAAGCGCCAGGAGGCCCCTCCACACATCTTCTCCATCTCTGACAACGCCTATCAGTTCATGCTGACTG ATCGCGAGAACCAGTCGATCCTGATCAC CGGAGAATCCGGTGCAGGGAAGACTGTGAACACAAAGCGTGTCATCCAGTACTTTGCAACAATTGCAGCGAGtggggagaagaagaaggaggagcaGCAGTCAGGGAAAATGCAG GGAACGCTTGAGGATCAAATCATCAGCGCCAACCCACTGCTGGAGGCCTTTGGAAACGCCAAGACCGTGAGGAACGACAACTCCTCACGCTTT GGCAAATTCATCAGAATCCACTTTGGAGCCACAGGCAAACTGGCTTCTGCTGACATTGAAACTT ATCTGCTGGAGAAGTCCAGAGTCACTTTCCAGCTCAAGGCAGAAAGAAGCTACCACATATTTTATCAGATTATGTCCAACAAGAAGCCAGAGCTAATTG ACATGCTCCTCATTACCACCAACCCTTTTGACTTCCACTATGTGAGTCAAGGTGAGGTCACTGTTCCCAGCATTGATGACCAGGAGGAGCTGATGGCTACAGAT AGTGCCATTGACATCCTGGGCTTCACGGCTGATGAAAAAACAGCCATCTACAAGCTGACAGGGGCTGTCATGCACTATGGGAACCTGAAGTTCAAGCAGAAGCAACgagaggagcaggcagagcccgATGGCACAGAAG TGGCTGACAAGGCTGCCTACCTCATGGGTCTGAACTCAGCTGaattgctcaaagccctgtgtTATCCTCGTGTCAAGGTTGGGAATGAATATGTGACCAAAGGTCAAACTGTGGAACAG GTGAACAATGCAGTTGGTGCCCTGGCAAAAGCTGTCTATGAGAAGATGTTCCTGTGGATGGTTATTCGTATCAACCAACAGCTGGACACTAAACAACCCAGACAGTACTTCATTGGTGTCCTGGACATTGCTGGCTTTGAGATCTTTGAT TTCAACAGCTTTGAGCAGCTGTGCATCAACTTCACCAATGAGAAGCTGCAACAGTTCTTCAACCACCACATGTtcgtgctggagcaggaggagtaCAAGAAGGAAGGAATTGAGTGGGAGTTCATTGACTTTGGGATGGACCTGGCTGCCTGCATTGAGCTCATTGAGAAG CCCATGGGCATCTTCTCCATCCTGGAAGAGGAGTGCATGTTCCCCAAGGCAACTGACACCTCTTTCAAGAACAAGCTCTACGACCAGCATCTGGGCAAGTCCAGCAACTTCCAGAAGCCCAAGCCTGCCAAAGGCAAGGCTGAGGCCCACTTCTCCCTGGTGCACTATGCTGGCACGGTGGACTACAACATCTCTGGTTGGCTTGAGAAGAACAAGGACCCTCTGAATGAAACTGTCATTGGGTTGTACCAGAAATCCTCTGTGAAGACACTGGCTTTACTCTTTGCTGCCTATGGTGGGGAAGCAG aggctggtggtggtggtggcaagAAGGGTGGTAAGAAGAAGGGTTCTTCTTTCCAGACTGTCTCAGCTCTTTTCCGG GAGAATTTAAACAAGCTGATGGCCAACCTGAGAAGCACTCACCCCCATTTTGTCCGATGCATCAtcccaaatgaaacaaaaacacctG GTGCCATGGAGCATGAGCTGGTGCTGCATCAGCTGCGGTGCAACGGTGTGCTGGAAGGCATCAGAATTTGCAGGAAAGGATTCCCCAGCAGAGTCCTGTATGCTGACTTCAAACAGAG ataCAGAGTGCTTAATGCAAGTGCAATCCCAGAGGGACAGTTCATGGACAGCAAGAAGGCTTCAGAGAAGCTCCTTGGGTCCATCGATGTGGACCACACTCAGTACAGATTTGGTCACACCAAG GTGTTCTTCAAAGCTGGACTGCTGGGACTCCTGGAGGAGATGAGGGATGACAAGCTGGCAGAAATCATCACTCGCACACAAGCCAGGTGCAGGGGCTTCCTGATGAGAGTGGAGTATCGGAGAATGGTGGAGAGGAG gGAATCCATCTTCTGTATCCAGTACAATGTTCGTGCATTCATGAATGTGAAGCACTGGCCCTGGATGAAGCTGTTCTTCAAGATCAAGCCCTTGCTGAAGAGTGCAGAATCTGAGAAAGAGATGGCCAACATGAAGGAGGAATTTGAGAAAACTAAGGAAGAGCTTGCAAAGTCTGAGGCaaagaggaaggagctggaagagaaaatggtggccctgctgcaggagaaaaatgacCTGCAGCTCCAAGTACAGGCG GAAGCAGATAGCCTGGCGGATGCTGAGGAAAGATGTGACCAGCtcatcaaaaccaaaatccagCTGGAAGCCAAAATTAAGGAGGTGACTGAAAGAGccgaggatgaggaggaaatTAATGCTGAGCTGACAGCCAAGAAGAGGAAACTGGAGGATGAATGTTCAGAGCTGAAGAAAGATATTGATGACCTTGAGTTAACGCTGGCCAaagtggagaaggaaaagcatgcCACTGAAAACAAG GTGAAAAACCTCACAGAGGAGATGGCAGCCCTGGACGAGAACATTGCCAAGCtgacaaaagagaagaaagcccTCCAAGAGGCCCATCAGCAGACACTGGATGACCTGCAGGCAGAAGAGGACAAAGTCAATACGCTGACCAAAGCTAAGAccaagctggagcagcaagtggACGAT CTGGAGGGGTCCCTGgagcaagagaagaaactgcGCATGGACCTTGAGAGAGCCAAGAGGAAACTCGAAGGAGACCTGAAGCTGGCCCATGACAGCATAATGGACTTGGAAAATGATAAGCAGCAGCTGGACGAGAAACTGAAGAA GAAAGACTTTGAAATCAGCCAGATCCAGAGCAAAATTGAGGATGAGCAAGCCCTGGGCATGCAATTACAGAAGAAGATCAAGGAGCTGCAG GCTCGTATTGAGGAACTGGAGGAGGAAATTGAGGCAGAGCGAACCTCTCGGGCAAAAGCAGAGAAGCATCGGGCTGACCTCTCGAGGGAGCTAGAGGAGATCAGCGAGCGcttggaggaagcaggaggggCTACGGCAGCTCAGATTGATATGAACAAGAAGCGTGAGGCAGAATTTCAGAAGATGCGCCGCGACCTCGAAGAGGCCACGCTGCAGCACGAAGCGACGGCTGCCGCCCTGCGGAAGAAGCATGCGGACAGCACCGCTGAGCTTGGGGAGCAGATCGACAACCTGCAACGGGTGAAGcagaagctggagaaggagaagagtGAGCTGAAGATGGAGATTGACGACTTGGCCAGCAACATGGAGTCCGTCTCCAAAGCCAAG GCAAACCTGGAGAAGATGTGCCGCACTCTGGAAGACCAGCTGAGTGAGATTAAAACAAAGGAGGAGCAGAATCAGCGCATGATCAATGACCTCAATACCCAAAGGGCTCGTCTGCAGACAGAATCAG GTGAATATTCACgccaggtggaggaaaaggatgCTCTGATTTCTCAGCTGTCTAGGGGCAAGCAAGGATTTACCCAACAGATTGAGGAACTCAAGAGACAtttagaggaagaaacaaag GCCAAGAACGCCCTGGCCCACGCCTTGCAGTCTGCTCGCCACGACTGTGACTTGCTCCGGGAACAGTatgaggaggagcaggaagcCAAGGGGGAGCTGCAGCGCGCCCTGTCCAAGGCCAACAGCGAAGTGGCCCAGTGGAGAACCAAATACGAGACAGACGCTATTCAGCGCacggaggagctggaggaggccaa GAAGAAGCTGGCACAGCGcctgcaggatgcagaggaaCACGTTGAAGCTGTGAATGCCAAATGTGCCTCCCtagaaaagacaaagcagaggctgcagaatGAAGTGGAGGACTTGATGATTGAAGTGGAGCGATCGAACGCTGCCTGTGCAGCTCTGGATAAGAAGCAGAAGAACTTTGACAAG atCCTGGCAGAATGGAAGCAGAAGTATGAGGAAACGCAGGCTGAGCTGGAAGCCTCCCAGAAGGAGTCTCGCTCTCTCAGCACGGAGCTCTTTAAGATGAAGAATGCCTATGAGGAGTCCTTGGACCACCTGGAAACGCTGAAGCGTGAGAACAAGAACTTGCAGC AGGAGATTTCCGACCTCACGGAGCAGATTGCGGAGGGAGGAAAGGCGATTCATGAGCTGGAGAAAGTCAAGAAGCAGATTGAGCAGGAGAAGTCTGAAATCCAGGCCTCACTGGAAGAAGCTGAG GCCTCCCTAGAACACGAAGAGGGGAAGATCCTGCGCCTCCAGCTTGAGCTCAACCAGGTGAAGTCTGAGATTGACAGGAAGATAGCAGAGAAGGATGAGGAGATTGACCAGCTGAAGAGAAACCACCTCAGAATTGTGGAGTCCATGCAGAGCACCCTGGACGCTGAGATCAGGAGCAGGAACGAAGCCTTGCGGCTGAAGAAGAAGATGGAGGGAGACCTGAATGAAATGGAGATCCAGCTGAGCCACGCCAACCGCGTGGCTGCAGAGGCACAAAAGAACCTGAGAAACACACAGGCGGTGCTCAAG GATACCCAGATACACTTGGACGATGCTCTCCGGACACAGGAGGACCTGAAGGAGCAGGTGGCCATGGTGGAGCGCAGGGCAAACCTCTTGCAGGCTGAAGTAGAGGAGCTACGGGCAGCCCTGGAGCAGACGGAGCGGTCAAGGAAAGTGGCTGAGCAGGAGCTCCTGGATGCCACTGAACGTGTGCAGCTCCTCCACACCCAG AACACCAGCTTGATCAACACCAAGAAGAAGCTGGAAACAGACGTCATGCAAATTCAGGGTGAAATGGAGGAGATGATCCAGGAAGCCCGCAATGCTGAAGAGAAGGCCAAGAAGGCCATCACAGAT GCAGCCATGATGGCCGAAGAGCTGAAGAAGGAGCAGGACACCAGCGCCCACCTGGAGAGGATGAAGAAGAACCTGGACCAGACGGTGAAGGACCTGCAGCACCGCCTGGATGAAGCTGAGCAGTTGGCGCTGAAAGGCGGCAAGAAGCAAATCCAGAAGCTGGAGGCCAGA GTGCGGGAGCTGGAAGGGGAGGTTGATGCTGAGCAGAAGCGCAGCGCTGAGGCCGTGAAGGGCGTGCGCAAGTACGAGAGGAGGGTGAAGGAGCTGACCTACCAG TCTGAGGAAGACCGCAAGAATATTCTGAGGCTGCAGGATCTGGTGGACAAGCTGCAGATGAAAGTGAAATCCTACAAGAGACAAGCTGAGGAGGCT GAGGAGCTGTCCAATGTCAACCTCTCCAAGTTCCGCAAGATCCAGCACGAGCTGGAGGAAGCCGAGGAGCGGGCTGACATTGCAGAGTCGCAGGTCAACAAGCTCCGAGCAAAGAGCCGGGAGTTTCATGGCAAGAAGATAGAAGAGGAAGAGTGA